From one Conyzicola nivalis genomic stretch:
- a CDS encoding FliO/MopB family protein, with protein sequence METVVVALRVALSLGVVFGLLWFIHRRLTRGGKLRAAATPITVLGKQGIGAKASVVVLDADGMRFVLGVTENNVTVLHSAEAPAAAFAEIMATTAPASVDAGAPVAAPVASAARKAATDTDGLVAPGRVPGALGGSILSPATWRQAASAIGRLR encoded by the coding sequence ATGGAAACCGTGGTCGTCGCGCTACGGGTCGCACTCTCGCTCGGTGTGGTCTTCGGGCTGCTGTGGTTCATCCACCGCCGCCTGACGCGCGGGGGAAAGTTGCGCGCTGCGGCGACCCCGATCACCGTTCTGGGCAAGCAGGGCATCGGGGCCAAGGCCTCGGTCGTCGTGCTCGACGCCGACGGCATGCGTTTTGTGCTCGGCGTCACCGAGAACAACGTCACCGTGCTGCACAGCGCCGAGGCCCCGGCCGCGGCGTTCGCCGAGATCATGGCGACGACGGCGCCTGCGTCTGTCGACGCGGGCGCGCCCGTCGCAGCACCCGTCGCCAGCGCCGCGCGAAAGGCCGCGACCGACACCGACGGCCTCGTCGCCCCCGGCCGGGTGCCCGGCGCCCTCGGTGGCTCTATCCTCTCGCCCGCCACCTGGCGTCAGGCCGCCTCCGCAATCGGTCGCCTGCGGTGA
- a CDS encoding flagellar motor switch protein FliM: protein MTVQEHIAVGAPAKPAPVVELYDFRRPTTLAREHSRVLELAFETFARQWGTQLTASVRMVSQVSCDQVAMQTYDEYASGLPPMTAMVLCTLGSSDAKAVLQLPAASVLGWITYMLGGSRPRAVAERKFTQIEQALVRKLFDDALEDLRYSFGPLIVTPIAVDGIHYNSQFAQAAATADLMIVASFTVRVGDTSAQATIAIPAEVLLPQLGEANPTSTVANAKDLVAAQLGSVPVDLALRLSPAMVTPSRILGLAVGDVLAIPHPQHRPFEIAVDGQVLARGAAGANGARLACVIVSTSSEEN, encoded by the coding sequence GTGACTGTCCAGGAACACATTGCCGTCGGCGCGCCCGCGAAGCCCGCCCCAGTCGTAGAGCTCTACGACTTCCGCCGGCCCACCACTCTCGCCCGCGAACACTCGCGCGTGCTCGAGCTCGCTTTCGAGACCTTCGCCCGCCAGTGGGGCACGCAGCTCACCGCGAGCGTGCGGATGGTGTCCCAGGTCAGCTGCGACCAGGTCGCTATGCAGACCTACGACGAATACGCCTCCGGCCTCCCGCCGATGACGGCCATGGTGCTCTGCACCCTCGGGTCCAGCGACGCGAAGGCCGTGCTGCAGCTTCCCGCCGCCTCCGTGCTCGGCTGGATCACCTACATGCTCGGCGGCAGCCGCCCGCGCGCCGTGGCCGAGCGCAAGTTCACCCAGATCGAGCAGGCGCTGGTGCGCAAGCTTTTCGACGACGCGCTCGAAGACCTCCGCTACTCGTTCGGCCCGCTCATCGTCACGCCCATCGCGGTCGACGGCATCCACTACAACTCGCAGTTCGCCCAGGCAGCCGCGACGGCCGACCTCATGATCGTGGCATCCTTCACCGTGCGCGTCGGCGATACGAGCGCCCAGGCGACCATCGCGATCCCCGCCGAGGTGTTGCTGCCGCAGCTCGGTGAGGCGAACCCCACCAGCACCGTCGCCAACGCGAAGGACCTCGTCGCCGCGCAGCTCGGCAGCGTCCCCGTCGACCTGGCCCTGCGCCTCAGCCCGGCCATGGTCACGCCGAGCCGCATTCTCGGACTCGCCGTCGGCGACGTCCTCGCGATCCCGCACCCGCAGCATCGCCCATTCGAAATCGCCGTGGACGGCCAGGTTCTGGCCCGCGGAGCGGCGGGGGCAAACGGCGCACGCCTCGCCTGCGTCATCGTCAGTACCAGCTCCGAGGAGAACTAA
- a CDS encoding DUF885 family protein — translation MNATIELLGKDFWAWREATVFRSADDMPRIAHPPLWLPRFDAGSVRERRTALTGFVDRWRAIDASEESVADRVDHRLIGSAIARVHWELEVTRSWQRDAVFAASQILGPYFDLLLQPAPFDAERQAGLVNVLRAVPAQVLVARANLEEHGTAELATVAAELLGSIESDLAASVAALSPDVSTETAAALAAAIDPAAAALAGFAAWLEHEAPAMPRLAPVGRESFEWYLRHVALIAASPEQLVAAAEQEYSHAVAWELASRTRPAGSTRPAATSDEQHATEARDETAVREFYESRGILSQAGHGHYLTAEIPAYLRGLTWLGVPDDLTDEHRLGGDGTSYMPAPDSDLGYFYAANALDPRLGIVHEGAHFQQLVRAWGHERVIRRRYYDSAANEGIAHYNEELMMQAGLFDGGDASLTIVHNFVRLRALRVVVDVNLAIGAYSFAEAVDQFVRRVPMDAGTATEETAMYLTGPGLAMAYTTGKLQLLRLLADAAERPDFDLRAFHDSVWKNGNLPFSLQRWELLGDDSEIRAIDAAGEWRLAD, via the coding sequence GTGAACGCGACGATCGAACTACTCGGTAAAGACTTCTGGGCGTGGCGCGAAGCCACCGTTTTCCGCAGCGCCGACGACATGCCGCGGATCGCGCACCCGCCGCTCTGGCTGCCGCGGTTCGACGCCGGGTCGGTGCGGGAACGCCGGACGGCGCTCACGGGTTTCGTCGACCGGTGGCGGGCGATCGACGCCTCGGAGGAGTCGGTGGCGGACAGGGTCGACCACCGCCTGATCGGCTCGGCCATCGCCCGCGTGCACTGGGAACTCGAGGTCACCCGCTCGTGGCAGCGCGACGCCGTATTCGCCGCGAGCCAGATTCTCGGCCCGTACTTCGACCTGCTGCTGCAGCCCGCCCCGTTCGACGCCGAGCGTCAGGCCGGCCTCGTGAACGTGCTGCGTGCCGTACCCGCGCAGGTGCTCGTCGCCCGGGCCAACCTCGAGGAACACGGCACCGCCGAGCTCGCCACGGTCGCCGCGGAGCTGCTCGGCTCGATCGAGAGCGACCTCGCCGCGTCGGTGGCGGCGCTCTCCCCCGACGTGAGCACCGAGACCGCCGCCGCCCTGGCCGCGGCCATCGACCCCGCAGCCGCCGCTCTCGCGGGGTTTGCCGCGTGGCTCGAGCACGAGGCACCCGCCATGCCGCGCCTCGCGCCGGTGGGGCGCGAGAGCTTCGAGTGGTACCTGCGGCACGTGGCGCTCATCGCGGCGTCGCCCGAGCAGCTGGTCGCGGCCGCCGAGCAGGAGTACTCCCACGCCGTGGCGTGGGAGCTCGCGTCACGCACGCGCCCGGCGGGGAGCACGCGGCCCGCCGCCACGAGCGACGAGCAGCACGCCACCGAGGCGCGGGACGAGACGGCGGTGCGGGAGTTCTACGAGAGCCGCGGCATCCTGAGCCAGGCGGGCCACGGGCACTACCTGACCGCCGAGATCCCCGCCTACCTGCGCGGCCTGACCTGGCTCGGCGTGCCGGACGATCTCACCGACGAGCACCGGCTCGGCGGCGACGGCACCTCGTACATGCCGGCGCCCGACTCCGACCTCGGCTACTTCTACGCGGCGAACGCGCTCGACCCGCGGCTCGGCATCGTGCACGAGGGGGCGCACTTCCAGCAGCTCGTCCGGGCGTGGGGGCACGAGCGTGTGATCCGCCGCCGCTACTACGACTCCGCCGCGAACGAGGGCATCGCGCACTACAACGAGGAGCTGATGATGCAGGCGGGCCTGTTCGACGGCGGCGACGCCTCGCTCACGATCGTGCACAATTTCGTGCGGCTGCGCGCGCTGCGGGTTGTCGTCGACGTGAACCTCGCGATCGGCGCGTACAGCTTCGCCGAGGCCGTCGACCAGTTCGTGCGGCGCGTTCCGATGGACGCGGGCACGGCGACCGAGGAGACGGCGATGTATCTCACCGGGCCCGGGCTGGCGATGGCCTACACGACCGGCAAGCTGCAGCTGCTGCGACTGCTGGCGGATGCGGCCGAACGGCCGGACTTCGACCTGCGGGCGTTCCACGATTCGGTGTGGAAGAACGGCAACCTGCCGTTCTCACTGCAGCGCTGGGAGCTGCTGGGCGACGACAGCGAGATCCGTGCGATCGACGCCGCCGGGGAGTGGCGGCTCGCGGACTAG
- a CDS encoding carbon storage regulator — MLVLTRKPGERILIGDNIVVTILDSRGDGVRIGIDAPRGIAIQREEVLKAVTDANLAAAGARPDDAERIKAALGIVPPTAPGPDAATPPGDPAR; from the coding sequence ATGCTCGTTCTAACTCGCAAACCGGGAGAACGCATTCTCATCGGTGACAACATCGTCGTCACCATCCTCGACTCACGGGGAGACGGGGTGCGGATCGGTATCGACGCGCCGCGCGGAATCGCGATCCAGCGCGAAGAGGTGCTGAAGGCCGTGACCGATGCGAACCTCGCCGCCGCCGGGGCCCGCCCCGACGACGCCGAGCGCATCAAGGCCGCGTTGGGCATCGTGCCGCCGACGGCGCCGGGCCCCGACGCCGCGACCCCGCCCGGCGACCCGGCGCGCTAG
- the fliQ gene encoding flagellar biosynthesis protein FliQ, translated as MDPNAVLDIGLQACVIGAKLCAPVLIVALVVGFAISLLQSITQIQEVTLSFVPKLAAVAIALLVSGHWMISEMVTFTNDLFARIPSLLGGG; from the coding sequence ATGGATCCGAACGCGGTTCTCGACATCGGCCTGCAGGCCTGCGTCATCGGCGCCAAGCTGTGCGCGCCGGTCCTCATCGTGGCGCTCGTCGTCGGCTTCGCCATCTCGCTGCTGCAGTCGATCACGCAGATCCAGGAGGTCACGCTCTCCTTCGTGCCGAAGCTCGCGGCGGTGGCGATCGCGCTGCTCGTCTCGGGGCACTGGATGATCTCCGAGATGGTCACCTTCACCAACGACCTGTTCGCGCGCATCCCCAGCCTGCTCGGCGGGGGATGA
- a CDS encoding EscU/YscU/HrcU family type III secretion system export apparatus switch protein, producing the protein MSNDSGEKTELATQKRMKEVREKGQLARSQDLTAWVGVGAVAVMIPMTISAGTGATMDQLFTVASVVRNPDPELAVQALGAGMESIMAILTPMVVAVVVAVLAAAAIQGGIHFKKFNGKFEQFNLIKGLGTTFGAQALWNGVKALLKTAVVTLVLVMVIQGLMPVLMTAGGLPISELIGAATGGTEALIRSAVIAGLVLAAADVFVVMRRNRKKTRMSKKEVTDENKSSEGDPLIKSQRRARQLAMSRNRMMSAVADADVVMVNPTHFAVALKYEPGKSAPRVVAKGAGEVAARIRERAEEDRVPIVRDIPLTRALHKACELGQEIPVELYTAVAQVLAFVMALKARGAAQGVHTMREPTLPAEPSPLTTGGN; encoded by the coding sequence ATGTCGAACGACTCCGGTGAAAAGACCGAGCTGGCCACCCAGAAGCGCATGAAAGAGGTGCGCGAGAAGGGCCAGCTCGCCCGCTCGCAAGACCTCACCGCGTGGGTGGGTGTCGGCGCCGTCGCCGTCATGATCCCGATGACGATCAGCGCCGGAACCGGCGCGACGATGGATCAGCTGTTCACCGTGGCATCCGTCGTCCGCAATCCCGACCCCGAACTCGCCGTCCAGGCACTCGGTGCCGGTATGGAATCGATCATGGCCATCCTCACGCCGATGGTGGTCGCGGTCGTCGTCGCGGTGCTCGCCGCGGCCGCGATCCAGGGCGGCATCCACTTCAAGAAGTTCAACGGCAAGTTCGAGCAGTTCAACCTCATCAAGGGACTCGGCACGACCTTCGGCGCGCAGGCCCTGTGGAACGGCGTGAAGGCGCTGCTCAAGACGGCGGTCGTCACGCTGGTGCTGGTGATGGTGATCCAGGGGCTCATGCCGGTGCTGATGACGGCGGGCGGCCTGCCGATCTCCGAGCTCATCGGCGCCGCGACGGGCGGGACCGAGGCGCTCATCCGCTCCGCCGTGATCGCCGGGCTCGTGCTCGCCGCGGCCGACGTGTTCGTGGTGATGCGCCGCAACCGCAAGAAGACGCGCATGTCGAAAAAAGAAGTGACCGACGAGAACAAAAGCTCCGAGGGCGACCCGCTGATCAAGTCGCAGCGTCGCGCGCGGCAGCTGGCTATGAGCCGCAACCGCATGATGAGCGCGGTCGCCGACGCCGACGTCGTGATGGTCAACCCCACCCACTTCGCAGTGGCCCTCAAGTACGAGCCGGGCAAGTCGGCACCGCGCGTCGTCGCGAAGGGCGCGGGCGAGGTCGCGGCGCGCATCCGCGAGAGGGCCGAGGAAGACCGGGTGCCGATCGTGCGCGACATCCCGCTCACCCGCGCGCTGCACAAGGCGTGCGAACTCGGCCAGGAGATCCCGGTCGAGCTCTACACCGCGGTCGCCCAGGTGCTGGCGTTCGTGATGGCGCTCAAGGCCCGAGGGGCCGCGCAGGGCGTGCACACCATGAGAGAGCCCACGCTCCCCGCCGAACCATCCCCACTGACCACCGGAGGAAACTGA
- the fliP gene encoding flagellar type III secretion system pore protein FliP (The bacterial flagellar biogenesis protein FliP forms a type III secretion system (T3SS)-type pore required for flagellar assembly.), translated as MIAIAIVLVVPTGAHAVVEPTPPVDPTAPGGDGLSVEINGPNGAPSSAIVTLVGITLLSVAPALLLMMTSFTKIFVVLAMVRNALGLPSIPPNQVLAGLALFLSLFIMAPVLTDVNELAVQPYLNGEIDVTQAFDLASGPLRTFMLANTREEDLALLTRVSGAENPESPDDVPMLTLIPSFMISELRAAFIIGFVIFVPFLVIDLVVSSALMSMGMMMLPPVMISLPFKILLFVLVDGWALVITSLVSSYQGGG; from the coding sequence ATGATCGCGATCGCGATCGTGCTGGTCGTCCCGACCGGCGCCCACGCCGTGGTCGAGCCCACCCCGCCGGTCGATCCGACCGCGCCGGGCGGCGACGGCCTGTCGGTCGAGATCAACGGTCCGAACGGCGCGCCCTCGTCGGCGATCGTGACCCTCGTCGGTATCACCCTGCTGTCCGTCGCCCCCGCGCTGCTGCTCATGATGACGTCGTTCACCAAGATCTTCGTGGTGCTCGCCATGGTGCGCAATGCGCTCGGCCTGCCCTCGATCCCGCCGAACCAGGTGCTCGCCGGCCTGGCCCTGTTCCTCTCGCTGTTCATCATGGCGCCGGTGCTCACCGACGTGAACGAGCTCGCCGTGCAGCCCTACCTCAACGGCGAGATCGACGTGACCCAGGCGTTCGACCTCGCATCGGGCCCGCTGCGCACGTTTATGCTCGCCAACACCCGCGAGGAAGACCTCGCCCTGCTCACCCGCGTCTCGGGCGCCGAGAACCCCGAGAGCCCCGACGACGTTCCGATGCTCACGCTCATCCCGTCGTTCATGATCTCCGAACTGCGCGCCGCGTTCATCATCGGCTTCGTCATCTTCGTGCCGTTCCTCGTGATCGACCTCGTGGTCTCGTCGGCGCTGATGTCGATGGGCATGATGATGCTCCCGCCCGTCATGATCTCGCTGCCGTTCAAGATCCTGCTGTTCGTGCTCGTCGACGGCTGGGCGCTCGTGATCACCTCGCTCGTCTCGAGCTACCAGGGCGGTGGCTGA
- a CDS encoding flagellar biosynthesis protein FlhA — MNRNLAKLAVPIGVVGIVLLLVVPVPAGVLDFLLIISIMLSLVTLLTAMFVQKPLDFSVFPSLLLVATLFRLGLNVASTRLVLGDGFAGEVIAAFGHVAVGGSIIIGAVIFLILVVIQFVVVTKGAERVAEVGARFTLDAMPGKQMAIDADLNAGLITDDQARARRAEVSAEADFYGAMDGASKFVKGDAIAGIIIIIINLVGGIAIGMLQRGMEIGDALNTYALLTIGDGLVTQIPALLMAVATGIIVTRSNAESDLGSSASTQLTQSRNALMIAGGAAVGMAFIPGMPLIPFVLVGAALFFIAYRVKVNKAADLKQLEDAQTDEANVTTPITTEGLIEQMRVHALEILLSSDLVDIVSDASDDLLARVRALRRKIAMDLGVVVPPVRTRDSVELPSSTYVIRIAGVEAGRGVAPQGKVLALGDALDSLPGQATVDPVFGLSGKWVPAEMRHSAEMLGATVIDRVSVVVTHLSSIISANAARLLTREDVRVLTEGVKQVNPAAVDELVPSLLSLAEVQRVLQGLLHEQIPINDLPRIYESLSLRAKVSNDPEGLIEAARTALGPALAANYIEAGTLRVIMIDPLLEQSMLEGLRPSEAGTQILLAQQSLEAVLDSLRDSVAKLEAAGQSAVLVCAPALRPAIRRLVSAQSGGLPVLSYQEVTAANVNIETVGVVRVTESISR, encoded by the coding sequence GTGAACCGCAACCTCGCGAAACTCGCCGTTCCGATCGGCGTCGTGGGCATCGTCCTGCTGCTGGTCGTGCCCGTGCCGGCCGGCGTGCTCGACTTCCTGCTGATCATCAGCATCATGCTCTCGCTCGTCACGCTGCTCACGGCCATGTTCGTGCAGAAGCCGCTCGACTTCTCCGTGTTCCCCTCGCTGCTGCTGGTCGCGACCCTGTTCCGGCTCGGTCTCAACGTGGCATCCACCCGTCTCGTGTTGGGCGACGGCTTCGCCGGCGAGGTGATCGCGGCGTTCGGCCACGTCGCCGTCGGCGGCTCGATCATCATCGGCGCCGTCATCTTCCTCATCCTCGTGGTCATCCAGTTCGTGGTGGTCACCAAGGGCGCCGAGCGCGTGGCCGAGGTCGGGGCGCGGTTCACCCTCGACGCCATGCCCGGCAAGCAGATGGCCATCGACGCCGACCTCAACGCCGGGCTCATCACCGACGACCAGGCCCGCGCCCGGCGCGCCGAAGTCTCGGCCGAGGCCGACTTCTACGGCGCCATGGACGGTGCCTCGAAGTTCGTCAAGGGCGACGCGATCGCCGGCATCATCATCATCATCATCAACCTCGTGGGCGGCATCGCGATCGGCATGCTGCAGCGCGGAATGGAGATCGGCGACGCGCTCAACACCTACGCGCTGCTGACCATCGGCGACGGACTGGTCACCCAGATCCCCGCCCTGCTCATGGCCGTCGCGACCGGCATCATCGTCACCCGCTCGAACGCCGAGAGCGACCTCGGCAGTTCGGCCTCCACCCAGCTCACCCAGTCGCGCAATGCGCTCATGATCGCGGGAGGCGCGGCGGTGGGCATGGCCTTCATCCCCGGCATGCCGCTCATCCCGTTCGTGCTGGTCGGCGCCGCACTGTTCTTCATCGCCTACCGGGTGAAGGTCAACAAGGCCGCCGACCTCAAGCAACTCGAGGACGCGCAGACCGACGAGGCCAATGTCACGACGCCGATCACCACCGAGGGGCTCATCGAGCAGATGCGCGTGCACGCCCTCGAGATCCTGCTCTCCTCCGACCTGGTCGACATAGTGTCGGATGCCTCGGACGATCTCCTGGCGCGCGTGCGGGCCCTGCGGCGCAAGATCGCGATGGACCTCGGTGTGGTCGTCCCACCGGTGCGCACCCGCGACAGCGTGGAACTGCCGAGCTCGACCTACGTCATCCGCATCGCCGGCGTGGAGGCGGGCCGCGGTGTCGCCCCGCAGGGCAAGGTGCTGGCCCTCGGGGACGCGCTCGACAGCCTGCCCGGCCAGGCCACGGTCGACCCCGTGTTCGGCCTCAGCGGCAAGTGGGTGCCCGCCGAGATGCGTCACAGCGCGGAGATGCTCGGCGCCACGGTGATCGACCGCGTCTCGGTTGTCGTGACGCACCTCTCGTCCATCATCAGCGCCAACGCCGCCCGCCTGCTCACCCGGGAAGACGTGCGGGTGCTCACCGAGGGTGTGAAGCAGGTCAACCCGGCCGCGGTCGACGAGCTCGTGCCGTCGCTGCTCAGCCTCGCCGAGGTGCAGCGGGTGCTGCAGGGGCTGCTGCACGAGCAGATCCCCATCAACGACCTGCCGCGCATCTACGAGTCGCTCTCGCTGCGCGCCAAGGTGTCGAACGACCCCGAGGGGCTCATCGAGGCCGCCCGCACCGCGCTCGGCCCGGCGCTCGCCGCGAACTACATCGAGGCCGGCACGTTGCGCGTCATCATGATCGACCCGCTGCTCGAGCAGTCGATGCTCGAGGGGCTGCGGCCGTCCGAGGCCGGCACCCAGATCCTGCTGGCCCAGCAGTCGCTCGAGGCCGTACTGGACTCGCTGCGCGACTCGGTCGCCAAGCTCGAGGCCGCCGGCCAGTCGGCGGTCCTGGTCTGCGCCCCGGCCCTGCGCCCCGCGATCCGGCGCCTCGTCTCCGCGCAGTCGGGCGGCCTGCCCGTGCTCTCCTACCAGGAGGTCACCGCCGCCAACGTGAACATCGAAACAGTGGGGGTCGTGCGTGTCACCGAGTCGATATCACGTTGA
- the fliN gene encoding flagellar motor switch protein FliN: MNPIAPSSTVQEATAAAEALVRLLPTTVALAASPTSGSDVPFGLQASATVAAYVGEISADIALVLLDSDQLVSAASPDGAAVSVADVLRPSFEAATNTLGTGVLGTARVDDASALFGDAETVVFALSNGGATAGWFAIRIRTSGILTGGRSLDNDEIVGKLGRINNVEMALTVEIGRTRISVRDVLGLEPGAVIELDRSAGAPADVLLNGRLIAHGEIVVIGQDYAVRITKILDVIESLA, from the coding sequence GTGAACCCCATCGCCCCGTCGTCCACCGTTCAGGAGGCGACCGCCGCCGCGGAGGCCCTCGTGCGCCTGCTTCCGACGACCGTCGCGCTCGCCGCGTCGCCGACAAGCGGTTCGGATGTTCCGTTCGGCCTCCAAGCGTCGGCCACCGTCGCCGCCTACGTGGGAGAGATCTCCGCCGACATCGCGCTCGTTTTGCTCGACTCGGACCAGCTCGTTTCGGCCGCGTCGCCGGACGGCGCCGCCGTCTCGGTCGCCGACGTACTGCGCCCCTCGTTCGAGGCCGCGACGAACACCCTCGGCACCGGCGTGCTCGGCACCGCCCGTGTCGATGACGCGAGCGCGCTGTTCGGCGACGCCGAGACGGTCGTATTCGCCCTCTCCAACGGCGGCGCCACCGCCGGCTGGTTCGCCATCCGCATCCGCACGAGCGGCATCCTCACCGGCGGCCGCAGCCTCGACAACGACGAGATCGTCGGCAAGCTCGGCCGCATCAACAACGTCGAGATGGCCCTCACCGTCGAGATCGGGCGCACCCGCATCTCGGTGCGGGACGTGCTCGGCCTCGAGCCCGGCGCCGTCATCGAGCTCGACCGCTCGGCCGGCGCTCCCGCCGACGTGCTGCTCAACGGCCGGCTCATCGCCCACGGCGAGATCGTCGTGATCGGCCAGGACTACGCCGTGCGCATCACCAAGATCCTCGACGTGATCGAGAGCCTCGCCTAA
- a CDS encoding M23 family metallopeptidase, with protein sequence MIIWPQRATSRSTPRRRRSDRLVAIALALTVATVGSIVATDAQPVQAVDYPSWDDVKNARSSEANTVSEIKRIQDVLAGLRAEVERTQAEAIRLGEAYQEADQAFQEQALKAQKLKGQADDAALLATQSKQRAGEIVAQQYRSGNGDVTTGLLVNAAKADDMLYSYGMADKFTEQTAGIYEKAVLDQNTAQALTDQADIAQDVLEKLKLEAEAAAAAAQAAADAAAVAVTEQEENEATLNAQLTVLTERRMATEADYNTGVAVRAAEAARRAAEAAAARAAALAAMPAGGGAGSGTPAGVVNQSGWSKPTYGGITSGYGNRLNPVSHVWRLHAGTDISSGCGRPIYAAHAGTVTYAAPNGSYGNFILITHGNSTDTAYGHIVNGGTLVSKGQTVNAGDLIAYVGSTGGSTGCHLHFEVRIGGITTDPVPYMRDRGVTLG encoded by the coding sequence ATGATCATCTGGCCACAGCGAGCCACTTCACGCAGCACGCCTCGGCGACGACGCTCAGACCGTCTCGTCGCCATCGCGCTCGCACTCACCGTGGCGACCGTCGGCTCGATCGTCGCCACCGACGCGCAGCCGGTGCAGGCCGTCGACTACCCGTCGTGGGACGACGTGAAGAACGCGCGCTCGAGCGAAGCCAACACCGTTTCCGAGATCAAGCGCATCCAAGACGTGCTCGCCGGGTTGCGCGCAGAGGTCGAGCGCACGCAAGCCGAGGCGATCCGTCTGGGCGAGGCCTACCAGGAGGCCGACCAGGCGTTCCAGGAGCAGGCGCTCAAGGCGCAGAAATTGAAGGGGCAGGCGGATGACGCGGCTCTCCTCGCCACGCAGTCGAAGCAGCGCGCCGGCGAGATCGTCGCCCAGCAGTACCGCTCCGGCAACGGAGACGTCACCACGGGCCTGCTCGTCAACGCCGCCAAGGCCGACGACATGCTCTACTCCTACGGCATGGCCGACAAGTTCACCGAGCAGACGGCCGGCATCTACGAGAAGGCCGTCCTCGACCAGAACACCGCGCAGGCGCTCACCGACCAGGCCGACATCGCGCAGGACGTGCTCGAGAAGTTGAAGCTCGAGGCGGAGGCTGCTGCCGCGGCCGCGCAGGCCGCGGCCGACGCGGCCGCCGTGGCCGTCACTGAGCAGGAGGAGAACGAGGCGACGCTGAACGCGCAGCTCACCGTTCTCACCGAGCGCCGCATGGCGACCGAGGCCGACTACAACACCGGTGTCGCCGTGCGCGCCGCTGAGGCAGCACGCCGCGCGGCCGAAGCCGCAGCGGCTCGAGCGGCCGCCCTTGCCGCAATGCCCGCCGGCGGAGGCGCCGGCAGTGGCACGCCCGCGGGCGTCGTCAACCAGAGCGGCTGGTCGAAGCCGACGTACGGCGGAATCACCAGCGGTTACGGCAACCGCCTCAACCCGGTCAGCCACGTCTGGCGTCTTCACGCCGGTACCGACATCAGCTCGGGATGCGGGCGGCCGATCTACGCCGCCCACGCTGGCACGGTCACCTATGCCGCCCCGAACGGCAGCTACGGCAACTTCATCCTCATCACGCACGGCAACAGCACGGATACCGCCTACGGACACATCGTCAACGGCGGCACCCTCGTGAGCAAAGGCCAGACCGTGAACGCGGGCGACCTCATCGCGTACGTCGGCTCCACCGGCGGCTCGACCGGGTGTCACCTGCACTTCGAGGTCCGTATCGGCGGTATCACCACCGACCCCGTGCCGTACATGCGCGACCGTGGAGTGACCCTCGGCTGA
- a CDS encoding flagellar biosynthetic protein FliR, with the protein MRIDLDFEWIEAVMLAGVRMVAFIVIAPPFSSNAFPLRIKGMLALGLAIAVAPVVTPGYVSPDTGTYVVALVLELVVGAVLGFLVMIVFSAIQSAGNLIDLFGGFTLAQGFDPQLQVNGAQFTRLFQMTALALMFASGGYQLVIGGLAGTFTAIPIGGGLDLAVPVEAITMATGQMLMSALQIAGPMIVVLFLADAGLGLLTRVAPALNAFALGFPIKILLTLLLVPLLFVALPEIVNSVTKTAVGELAGVR; encoded by the coding sequence GTGCGAATCGACCTCGACTTCGAGTGGATTGAGGCGGTGATGCTCGCCGGCGTGCGCATGGTCGCGTTCATCGTCATCGCGCCGCCGTTCTCGTCCAACGCGTTCCCGCTGCGCATCAAGGGCATGCTCGCGCTCGGACTCGCGATCGCCGTCGCCCCGGTCGTGACCCCCGGCTACGTCTCACCCGACACCGGCACCTACGTCGTCGCCCTCGTGCTCGAGCTCGTTGTCGGCGCCGTGCTCGGCTTCCTCGTGATGATCGTCTTCTCGGCCATCCAGTCGGCCGGCAACCTCATCGACCTGTTCGGCGGGTTCACCCTCGCCCAGGGCTTCGATCCCCAGCTGCAGGTGAACGGCGCGCAGTTCACCCGCCTGTTCCAGATGACCGCGCTCGCTTTGATGTTCGCGTCGGGCGGCTACCAGCTGGTTATCGGCGGCCTCGCGGGCACCTTCACCGCTATCCCGATCGGCGGCGGCCTCGACCTCGCCGTCCCGGTCGAGGCCATCACCATGGCAACGGGCCAGATGCTCATGTCGGCCCTGCAGATCGCCGGCCCCATGATCGTGGTTCTTTTTCTCGCGGATGCCGGACTCGGTCTCCTCACCCGCGTAGCCCCGGCGCTCAACGCGTTCGCCCTCGGATTCCCGATCAAGATCCTGCTCACCCTGCTGCTGGTACCCCTGCTCTTCGTCGCGCTGCCGGAAATCGTGAACTCCGTCACCAAGACCGCCGTCGGCGAGCTCGCGGGGGTGAGGTAG